One genomic segment of Streptomyces liangshanensis includes these proteins:
- a CDS encoding ABC transporter substrate-binding protein: MTSSRGSGAGIRRNVARKAVAALALSAVTLLAGCGADATQSSPSAGAKAFKPVKQDNASKITVWTDSTRLPQVQEYQKQHPDAKLNVVTYDGGADGSTYLQTKVQLFDRTGKGWPDVVFGSPTDVTWASEPTKPGAVAFAAPLDQNLVPQKTLDNFAKGSLAPCQVDGHTYCMRNDIAQVVLWYNKKLMDQFGYQVPTTWDQYQALGQKLAKEHPGYLVGSVGDTNSQESYFWSSQCPAFNLTAPDTLRVALGDEKCTRMSKLLDTLIANKTVSTQGFFSQGFAKDSGSKVLMAYGPSWYGQYLFNAAFKTPAGQISAAAPLTWPGETTASTGNVGGGLWMVSAHSANLKASTDLVSWLTTSDANQAKAPTYPAYAPAADAWLANPDNKKYFAGDISDVFRTAAGQVWTGWSNTKFSDATAWSSVVLPALTSGKTLTATLPAWQTAIANEAKAVGYKVTTK; this comes from the coding sequence ATGACGTCTTCAAGAGGTTCGGGAGCCGGCATCCGCCGGAACGTTGCCCGGAAGGCGGTCGCGGCCCTCGCCCTGTCGGCCGTCACCCTGCTGGCCGGCTGCGGAGCCGACGCCACGCAGTCCTCCCCGTCGGCCGGCGCCAAGGCCTTCAAGCCGGTCAAGCAGGACAACGCGTCCAAGATCACCGTCTGGACCGACTCGACCCGGCTGCCGCAGGTGCAGGAGTACCAGAAGCAGCACCCCGACGCGAAGCTGAACGTCGTCACGTACGACGGCGGCGCCGACGGGTCGACGTACCTCCAGACGAAGGTGCAGCTCTTCGACCGGACCGGCAAGGGCTGGCCCGACGTCGTGTTCGGCTCGCCCACCGACGTGACGTGGGCCTCGGAGCCCACCAAGCCCGGCGCCGTCGCCTTCGCCGCGCCGCTGGACCAGAACCTGGTGCCGCAGAAGACCCTCGACAACTTCGCCAAGGGCTCCCTCGCGCCGTGCCAGGTCGACGGCCACACCTACTGCATGCGCAACGACATCGCGCAGGTCGTCCTCTGGTACAACAAGAAGCTGATGGACCAGTTCGGCTACCAGGTCCCCACCACGTGGGACCAGTACCAGGCCCTCGGCCAGAAGCTCGCCAAGGAGCACCCCGGCTACCTGGTCGGTTCGGTGGGCGACACCAACTCCCAGGAGTCGTACTTCTGGTCCAGCCAGTGCCCCGCCTTCAACCTCACGGCGCCCGACACCCTGCGGGTGGCCCTCGGGGACGAGAAGTGCACCCGGATGTCCAAGCTGCTGGACACCCTCATCGCCAACAAGACCGTGAGCACCCAGGGCTTCTTCAGCCAGGGCTTCGCCAAGGACAGCGGCAGCAAGGTCCTGATGGCGTACGGCCCGTCCTGGTACGGCCAGTACCTGTTCAACGCCGCGTTCAAGACCCCGGCCGGACAGATATCCGCCGCGGCCCCGCTCACCTGGCCCGGTGAGACGACCGCCTCGACCGGCAACGTCGGCGGCGGCCTCTGGATGGTCTCCGCCCACAGCGCCAACCTCAAGGCGTCCACCGACCTGGTCAGCTGGCTGACCACGTCCGACGCGAACCAGGCCAAGGCGCCGACCTACCCGGCGTACGCGCCCGCGGCCGACGCCTGGCTCGCCAACCCCGACAACAAGAAGTACTTCGCCGGCGACATCAGCGACGTCTTCCGCACGGCCGCGGGCCAGGTGTGGACGGGGTGGTCCAACACCAAGTTCAGTGACGCGACCGCCTGGTCGAGCGTGGTCCTGCCCGCGCTGACCTCCGGCAAGACCCTGACGGCCACCCTGCCCGCCTGGCAGACGGCCATCGCCAACGAGGCCAAGGCCGTCGGATACAAGGTGACCACGAAATGA
- a CDS encoding enolase C-terminal domain-like protein has product MKITHVEAHPIRVPAADPPFSWRQGLAGSPAVGDGAVLRIGTDEGAEGVAVFARPGAAVLLADLVDRVFRDELLGQDPFRREWLWHRVWELDRIHELPLPAFGLIDIALWDLAGRVSDQPVWQLLGGFRDAIPAYASTTTFATTEEFLDVADQCLELGYQGIKLHAWGDARKDAALCLALREHVGSDVPLMYDGSAGFDLPDAIHLGRALSEADYLWYEEPMREFSVGAYRRLGQAVSVPLLVAETSDGAHMNSADFIASGAATFGVRTGTTLRGGITGAMRTAHLADAHLLRAEVHGSDIPNHHLCMAISNTTYYESLVTKATVTRERHVDAHGLVHAPTGPGIALPLDFEYGSELHPFVENHS; this is encoded by the coding sequence ATGAAGATCACGCATGTGGAAGCCCATCCGATCCGGGTCCCGGCCGCGGACCCGCCGTTCAGCTGGCGGCAGGGGCTGGCCGGCAGCCCCGCCGTCGGTGACGGCGCGGTCCTGCGGATCGGCACCGACGAGGGCGCCGAGGGAGTGGCGGTGTTCGCGAGACCCGGCGCGGCCGTCCTTCTCGCCGACCTCGTCGACCGGGTGTTCCGGGACGAACTCCTCGGCCAGGACCCGTTCCGGCGGGAGTGGCTCTGGCACCGCGTCTGGGAACTGGACCGCATCCACGAGCTGCCCCTCCCCGCGTTCGGCCTGATCGACATCGCCCTGTGGGACCTCGCGGGACGCGTGAGCGACCAGCCCGTCTGGCAGCTCCTCGGCGGATTCCGCGACGCGATACCCGCGTACGCCTCCACCACCACCTTCGCGACCACCGAGGAGTTCCTCGACGTCGCGGACCAGTGCCTGGAGCTGGGCTACCAGGGCATCAAGCTGCACGCCTGGGGCGACGCCCGCAAGGACGCCGCGCTCTGCCTGGCACTGCGCGAACACGTCGGGAGCGACGTCCCGCTGATGTACGACGGGTCGGCCGGCTTCGACCTGCCCGACGCCATCCACCTGGGCCGCGCCCTCTCCGAGGCCGACTACCTCTGGTACGAGGAGCCGATGCGCGAGTTCAGCGTCGGCGCCTACCGGCGGCTCGGGCAGGCGGTCTCCGTCCCGCTCCTCGTCGCCGAGACCTCGGACGGCGCGCACATGAACTCCGCCGACTTCATCGCCTCGGGGGCGGCGACCTTCGGCGTACGCACGGGGACCACCCTGCGCGGGGGCATCACCGGAGCGATGCGTACGGCCCATCTCGCCGACGCGCACCTGCTCCGCGCCGAGGTGCACGGCTCGGACATCCCGAACCACCACCTCTGCATGGCGATCTCCAACACCACCTACTACGAGTCGCTGGTCACCAAGGCGACGGTGACCCGCGAACGCCACGTGGACGCGCACGGCCTCGTCCACGCACCCACCGGCCCGGGGATCGCCTTGCCGCTCGACTTCGAGTACGGCAGCGAGCTCCACCCCTTCGTCGAGAACCACTCGTGA
- a CDS encoding discoidin domain-containing protein yields MKRRVTLLTGLALVATLATPAGLASAGTAKSSPSALKIYVSPNKGRDAGSGTASHPYKTLTHARDQVRELNDRMKRDIDVVLLDGTYQLTDTFTLTSADSGTNGHTITYEAAPGAHPVFSGGTSVTGWTVADAAKNVYKAHVGDIDTRQLYVNGELATRARGAKDPSGFTKTATGYKVTDTSLAGWKNQSDIEVASRWGWKLMRCPVDSIVGTTVTMQQPCWNNANLQQGQEITNPTWLENARELLDAPGEWYLDKSAGDLFYIPKAGQDLATAKVTVPRVEGLVDLNGTLTKPVTGVTFKGITFSYSTWLAPSSDDGLIEGQAGFRMVGKDNPTFDSTRLHWQKTPGAVNVSYGHDVSFQDNTFTHLGAVGLNLNTGTQGTTITGNVFKEIAGTGIQIGGTDVIDHHPSDLRSIVRNTTVSNNVVTNVADQYTGSLGIMASYTDHTVITHNKVYDLPYSGISLGWGWGLTDKGGDTNYPGNSGVPVYDTPTPAKNNVISDNEISDIMKLQADGGAIYTLSSNPGSVVSGNYIKGIPGPAYGAIYHDEGSQYFHTTQNALCDVTYQWLFMNHGLDIDADRNFTTQPTYSTQANTIGSSIADNTKVDSCAQLPASIIENAGLQPQYRHLDPDPATTDRTAPTAPGTPTAKAGFPTVTDLSWAASQDKTGVTGYAVYLDGKVVSASAEPTARVSGLTAGKKYTFTVTARDAAGNESKASRPVVVTMPAGVNIAKDKAVTVSSYSDPNIPKLAVDGDLSTRWAQGIGLPDPSWIQVDLGAQYDLTGAITTFEKASGYKYRVQVSPDEEHWVTLEDHTASPTTEATNYSSAAKPTAGRYLRLTVTGSNYSGGSIYEIQAYGTVQPPSTDTQAPAAPAAPKLTPLVPGTADLTWTAPADNVGVATYEVFQDGKRIAITDRTSLRLTDLTSGQKYSFTVVAVDGALNASAPSPAADVTLPAYVNLALNKPVTVSSYSEPNTPGLAVDGDLSTRWAQGLGLPDPSWIQVDLGKTASVSGVVTTFELQNGYKYRIEYSTDGNAWSTLEDHTGTATSERTNTSLPAAPVSARYLRLTVTGSNWNGGSLYELQAYGDF; encoded by the coding sequence GTGAAGCGGAGAGTCACCCTCCTCACCGGCCTGGCGCTGGTCGCCACCCTGGCGACGCCCGCGGGCCTCGCCTCGGCCGGCACGGCGAAGTCCTCGCCGTCCGCCCTCAAGATCTACGTCTCGCCGAACAAGGGCCGCGACGCCGGGTCCGGCACGGCCTCGCACCCGTACAAGACCCTGACGCACGCCAGGGACCAGGTGCGCGAGCTCAACGACAGGATGAAGCGTGACATCGATGTCGTGCTGCTGGACGGTACGTACCAGCTCACCGACACCTTCACCCTGACGAGCGCGGACTCCGGGACCAACGGGCACACCATCACGTACGAGGCCGCGCCCGGCGCCCACCCCGTGTTCAGCGGCGGCACGTCCGTGACCGGCTGGACGGTCGCCGACGCCGCGAAGAACGTCTACAAGGCGCACGTCGGCGACATCGACACCCGCCAGCTGTACGTGAACGGCGAACTGGCCACCCGCGCCCGCGGCGCCAAGGACCCCTCCGGCTTCACCAAGACCGCGACCGGCTACAAGGTCACGGACACGAGCCTCGCCGGCTGGAAGAACCAGTCCGACATCGAGGTCGCCAGCCGCTGGGGCTGGAAGCTCATGCGCTGCCCGGTCGACTCGATCGTGGGCACCACGGTGACGATGCAGCAGCCGTGCTGGAACAACGCCAACCTCCAGCAGGGCCAGGAGATCACCAACCCGACCTGGCTGGAGAACGCCCGGGAGCTGCTGGACGCCCCGGGGGAGTGGTACCTGGACAAGAGCGCCGGTGACCTCTTCTACATACCCAAGGCCGGCCAGGACCTCGCCACCGCGAAGGTGACCGTGCCGCGCGTCGAGGGCCTCGTGGACCTGAACGGCACCCTCACCAAGCCGGTCACGGGCGTCACGTTCAAGGGCATCACGTTCTCCTACTCGACGTGGCTCGCGCCCAGCTCGGACGACGGACTCATCGAGGGCCAGGCGGGCTTCCGCATGGTCGGCAAGGACAACCCGACCTTCGACTCCACCCGGCTGCACTGGCAGAAGACGCCCGGCGCGGTCAACGTGAGCTACGGCCACGACGTGTCGTTCCAGGACAACACCTTCACGCACCTCGGCGCGGTCGGCCTGAACCTCAACACCGGCACGCAGGGCACCACGATCACCGGCAACGTCTTCAAGGAGATCGCCGGGACGGGCATCCAGATCGGTGGCACCGACGTCATCGACCACCACCCGAGCGACCTCCGGTCGATCGTCAGGAACACCACGGTCAGCAACAACGTGGTCACCAACGTGGCGGACCAGTACACCGGTTCGCTGGGCATCATGGCGAGCTACACCGACCACACCGTCATCACGCACAACAAGGTCTACGACCTCCCGTACAGCGGGATCTCCCTCGGCTGGGGCTGGGGCCTCACTGACAAGGGCGGTGACACCAACTACCCCGGCAACTCGGGCGTCCCGGTCTACGACACACCGACGCCCGCCAAGAACAACGTCATCAGTGACAACGAGATCAGCGACATCATGAAGCTCCAGGCCGACGGGGGTGCCATCTACACACTGAGCTCCAACCCCGGCAGCGTCGTCTCGGGCAACTACATCAAGGGCATCCCCGGGCCCGCCTACGGGGCGATCTACCACGACGAGGGAAGCCAGTACTTCCACACGACGCAGAACGCGCTCTGCGACGTCACGTACCAGTGGCTGTTCATGAACCACGGCCTGGACATCGACGCCGACCGCAACTTCACCACCCAGCCCACCTACTCGACCCAGGCGAACACCATCGGCTCCTCCATAGCCGACAACACCAAGGTCGACAGCTGCGCCCAGCTGCCCGCCTCGATCATCGAGAACGCCGGGCTCCAGCCCCAGTACCGCCACCTGGACCCCGACCCCGCCACCACGGACCGTACGGCGCCCACCGCGCCCGGCACCCCGACCGCGAAGGCCGGCTTCCCGACCGTCACGGACCTCAGCTGGGCCGCGTCGCAGGACAAGACCGGAGTCACCGGGTACGCGGTGTACCTGGACGGCAAGGTCGTTAGCGCCTCGGCCGAGCCCACCGCCCGCGTCAGCGGCCTCACCGCCGGCAAGAAGTACACCTTCACGGTGACCGCACGTGACGCGGCGGGCAACGAGTCCAAGGCGAGCAGGCCCGTCGTGGTGACCATGCCGGCCGGCGTCAACATCGCCAAGGACAAGGCCGTCACGGTCTCCTCGTACTCCGACCCGAACATCCCGAAGCTCGCGGTCGACGGTGATCTCTCCACCCGCTGGGCCCAGGGCATCGGTCTTCCGGACCCCTCCTGGATCCAGGTCGACCTGGGCGCCCAGTACGACCTGACCGGCGCGATCACGACCTTCGAGAAGGCGAGCGGCTACAAGTACCGCGTGCAGGTCTCCCCGGACGAGGAGCACTGGGTCACCTTGGAGGACCACACCGCCTCGCCCACCACCGAGGCGACGAACTACTCCTCCGCCGCCAAGCCCACCGCCGGCCGCTACCTGCGGCTCACGGTCACCGGCTCCAACTACAGCGGCGGCAGCATCTACGAGATCCAGGCGTACGGCACCGTCCAGCCGCCCAGCACCGACACCCAGGCCCCGGCCGCGCCCGCCGCGCCGAAGCTCACCCCGCTGGTCCCCGGCACCGCCGACCTCACCTGGACCGCCCCCGCCGACAACGTCGGCGTCGCCACCTACGAGGTGTTCCAGGACGGCAAGCGCATCGCGATCACCGACCGGACGAGCCTGCGGCTCACCGATCTGACCTCCGGCCAGAAGTACAGCTTCACGGTGGTCGCCGTGGACGGCGCGCTCAACGCCTCGGCGCCGAGCCCCGCCGCCGACGTGACCCTGCCGGCCTACGTCAACCTGGCCCTGAACAAGCCGGTCACGGTGTCCTCGTACTCCGAGCCCAACACCCCCGGGCTCGCCGTCGACGGTGACCTCTCCACCCGCTGGGCCCAGGGCCTCGGCCTCCCGGACCCGTCCTGGATCCAGGTCGACCTGGGCAAAACCGCCTCGGTCTCGGGCGTGGTCACCACGTTCGAGCTCCAGAACGGCTACAAGTACCGGATCGAGTACTCCACCGACGGCAACGCCTGGTCGACGCTGGAGGACCACACCGGCACGGCCACCTCGGAGCGGACGAACACCTCCCTCCCCGCGGCACCGGTCTCCGCCCGCTACCTGCGGCTCACGGTCACCGGGTCCAACTGGAACGGCGGCAGCCTGTACGAGCTCCAGGCGTACGGCGACTTCTGA
- a CDS encoding LysR family transcriptional regulator, protein MEIREMRAFVTVVDEGGLSAAARVMHVSQSALSQTMRSLERQVGGQLLVRGPGGVHPTALGATLLGEARSLVERHDRLMATINRPAVPPERVRVGVPLELPPDLLPPAIAEVSAAHPNTSVVLQHARSTAQLTALRAGEIDVALVRDHPTDPSLDSVLAVEEAIGVVLTTARAGELADAGSVRLHRLSGMSWVSFARVDSPAWHDQVIATLRSHGVTDTYSASEEGRPVPREVKFAAVDGARTFALASPGWVHPLPEGLVWHPLAGDPLVRHTWAVWRADATQRGLAALVAALDLTAR, encoded by the coding sequence ATGGAGATCCGGGAGATGCGGGCGTTCGTGACGGTCGTCGACGAGGGCGGGCTCTCGGCGGCCGCGCGGGTCATGCACGTCAGCCAGTCGGCCCTCTCCCAGACGATGCGCTCGCTGGAGCGGCAGGTCGGCGGCCAGTTGCTCGTCCGGGGCCCCGGCGGCGTCCACCCCACCGCGCTCGGCGCGACCCTCCTCGGCGAGGCCCGCTCCCTCGTCGAGCGGCACGACCGGCTGATGGCCACGATCAACCGGCCGGCCGTGCCGCCCGAACGCGTCCGGGTCGGGGTGCCGTTGGAACTCCCCCCGGACCTGCTGCCGCCGGCGATCGCCGAGGTGAGTGCCGCGCACCCGAACACCTCGGTCGTCCTCCAGCACGCCAGGAGCACGGCCCAGCTCACCGCCCTGCGGGCCGGCGAGATCGACGTGGCGCTGGTACGTGACCACCCCACGGACCCGTCCCTCGACAGCGTGCTCGCCGTGGAGGAGGCGATTGGGGTGGTCCTCACCACCGCCCGTGCCGGGGAACTGGCCGACGCGGGCAGCGTACGGCTCCACCGGCTCAGCGGCATGTCCTGGGTGAGTTTCGCCCGCGTGGACTCGCCGGCCTGGCACGACCAGGTGATCGCCACCTTGCGCAGCCACGGCGTCACCGACACCTACAGCGCGAGCGAGGAGGGCCGTCCGGTGCCACGGGAGGTGAAGTTCGCCGCGGTGGACGGCGCGCGGACGTTCGCCCTCGCGTCGCCGGGCTGGGTGCACCCGCTGCCCGAGGGGCTGGTGTGGCATCCCCTGGCCGGCGATCCGCTCGTCCGTCACACCTGGGCGGTCTGGCGGGCGGACGCCACCCAGCGGGGACTCGCCGCGCTGGTCGCCGCCCTGGACCTGACCGCCCGCTGA
- a CDS encoding SDR family NAD(P)-dependent oxidoreductase, translating to MTVTNEESATRRDNRPGELTDQVALITGGTAGIGLETARLFVREGAHVVISGRSAERGAKALADLPDGPGTVRFVAADLADLDSVHALAAEAGPVDILVNNASAFPVAPTLEQSVTVFQRLFDTNVRGAYFLTASLVPAMLGRGAGSIVNVTTMAASMGVPGASGYSATKAALDSLTRTWAAEFGPGGVRVNSVAPGPTLTDGVLVEWGDGVAALGKTLPLGRTAGPAEIAEAILFLASPRAGFVTGATLAADGGATAV from the coding sequence ATGACTGTCACCAACGAAGAGTCGGCCACCCGCCGGGACAACCGGCCGGGCGAGCTCACGGACCAGGTCGCCCTCATCACCGGAGGCACGGCCGGGATCGGCCTGGAGACCGCCCGCCTGTTCGTCCGCGAGGGCGCGCACGTCGTCATCTCCGGCCGCAGCGCCGAGCGCGGCGCGAAGGCGCTCGCCGACCTGCCGGACGGCCCCGGCACCGTACGTTTCGTCGCGGCCGACCTCGCGGACCTCGACTCGGTCCACGCCCTGGCGGCGGAGGCCGGCCCGGTCGACATCCTCGTCAACAACGCCTCGGCGTTCCCCGTCGCGCCGACGCTGGAGCAGAGCGTCACCGTGTTCCAGCGGTTGTTCGACACGAACGTCCGCGGCGCCTACTTCCTCACCGCGAGCCTGGTCCCGGCCATGCTCGGCAGGGGCGCGGGCAGCATCGTCAACGTCACCACCATGGCCGCGTCGATGGGTGTGCCCGGCGCCTCGGGCTACAGCGCCACCAAGGCCGCGCTGGACTCGCTCACCCGCACGTGGGCCGCCGAGTTCGGCCCCGGTGGCGTCCGGGTCAACAGTGTCGCCCCCGGCCCGACCCTCACCGACGGCGTCCTGGTCGAGTGGGGTGACGGAGTGGCCGCGCTCGGCAAGACCCTGCCGCTGGGCCGTACCGCCGGGCCCGCGGAGATCGCCGAGGCCATCCTGTTCCTGGCCTCGCCGCGCGCCGGCTTCGTCACCGGCGCCACGCTCGCCGCCGACGGGGGCGCCACCGCCGTGTGA
- a CDS encoding class F sortase, with protein MTASLVTGVVWACGDAPADPPDTGPIVLAAPAAESAKGAGRPGRTAAAPRPPRPLPPSPPLRLAVPALTIEAPVTQVGLDPAGHLGTPPLEQPRVVGWYRGGPTPGEAGTALVVGHRDTRTGPAIFLNLNVLRPGDKVNIARADGRTAVFGVDAVKTYRKDKFPDREVYGRTGRPELRLLTCGGSFEKKTGYAANIVVFAHLTDVRRT; from the coding sequence GTGACCGCCTCGCTGGTGACCGGTGTGGTGTGGGCGTGCGGCGACGCCCCCGCCGATCCACCGGACACCGGGCCCATCGTGCTCGCCGCGCCCGCCGCGGAGAGCGCGAAAGGCGCCGGCCGGCCGGGGCGGACGGCGGCGGCCCCGCGCCCGCCCCGCCCCCTGCCGCCCTCGCCGCCGTTGCGGCTCGCCGTCCCCGCCCTGACCATCGAGGCACCGGTCACCCAGGTGGGGCTGGACCCGGCCGGCCACCTCGGCACTCCCCCGCTGGAGCAGCCGCGTGTGGTCGGCTGGTACCGGGGCGGTCCCACGCCCGGCGAGGCGGGGACCGCTCTGGTCGTGGGCCACCGGGACACCCGTACCGGACCGGCCATCTTCCTCAACCTCAACGTCCTGCGCCCCGGCGACAAGGTCAACATCGCCCGGGCGGACGGACGGACGGCGGTGTTCGGCGTCGATGCCGTGAAGACGTACCGGAAGGACAAGTTCCCCGACAGGGAGGTGTACGGCCGGACCGGGCGCCCCGAGCTGCGCCTGCTGACGTGCGGCGGGAGCTTCGAGAAGAAGACGGGCTACGCGGCCAACATCGTGGTGTTCGCGCACCTGACGGATGTCCGGCGCACGTGA
- a CDS encoding carbohydrate ABC transporter permease, whose product MTVLDTQHVTSAPRRRDSSRRRGGRAGYLFVAGYAILLLAFGVFPTVYSLYLSLTNDRGQFTGINQFTKVMGDYRFVPAFTNILFYLVMWLVVLVVLTVLVAVVLRGRMKPGLSAVFRFLYYIPGALAGVASVLVWLFMLDPAVSPVSWVLDAMGKDTFAAVLSPGDLPVIFVLIAFWTGAGGWIVVMYGALNNIPDEVIEAARMDGAGPWKTAWHIQIPMIRQWIAYMTILAFAAGTQLFVEPQLLQTASLGRVSPTWSPNQLAYVFAFQQGDFNGAAAISVFLLVLGVIVAGLLVWRSDMFKLDEK is encoded by the coding sequence ATGACCGTGCTGGACACTCAGCACGTCACGAGCGCGCCCCGCCGCCGCGATTCGTCGCGGCGGCGGGGCGGGCGGGCCGGCTACCTCTTCGTGGCCGGCTACGCGATCCTGCTGCTCGCCTTCGGGGTCTTCCCCACCGTCTACTCGCTGTACCTGTCCCTGACGAACGACAGGGGTCAGTTCACCGGCATCAACCAGTTCACCAAGGTGATGGGGGACTACCGGTTCGTCCCCGCCTTCACCAACATCCTGTTCTACCTGGTGATGTGGCTCGTCGTCCTCGTCGTCCTGACGGTCCTGGTGGCCGTCGTCCTGCGCGGACGGATGAAGCCCGGCCTCTCCGCCGTCTTCCGCTTCCTCTACTACATCCCGGGAGCGCTGGCCGGTGTCGCCAGTGTGCTCGTGTGGCTGTTCATGCTCGACCCGGCGGTCAGCCCCGTCTCCTGGGTGCTGGACGCCATGGGCAAGGACACCTTCGCCGCCGTCCTGAGCCCCGGCGACCTTCCGGTGATCTTCGTCCTGATCGCCTTCTGGACCGGCGCGGGCGGCTGGATCGTCGTGATGTACGGGGCGTTGAACAACATCCCCGACGAGGTCATCGAAGCCGCCAGGATGGACGGGGCCGGGCCGTGGAAGACGGCCTGGCACATCCAGATCCCCATGATCAGGCAGTGGATCGCCTACATGACGATCCTGGCCTTCGCGGCCGGCACCCAGCTCTTCGTCGAGCCGCAACTGCTCCAGACGGCCAGCCTCGGCCGGGTCAGCCCCACCTGGTCGCCCAACCAGCTGGCGTACGTCTTCGCCTTCCAGCAGGGCGACTTCAACGGCGCCGCGGCGATCTCCGTCTTCCTGCTGGTCCTGGGTGTCATCGTCGCCGGGCTGCTCGTCTGGCGCTCGGACATGTTCAAGTTGGATGAGAAATGA
- a CDS encoding carbohydrate ABC transporter permease, whose protein sequence is MTYTASGSATRPQRGKPSRALSVLVVGVLLTALLVFFVLPVLWLLLAPTKTAAQITHDSPLSFGSFAQIGKAWHHLVDFQDGALLLWLRNSAVYSGGSLILTLVTSVPAGYALALTRFRGRKLLLTVTLITMIMPSATLVLPIFLELNRFHLIGTVWSVILPMAFYPFGVYLVYIYFATSLPREILAAARIDGCSEWQIFKLIALPLAKPVIGLVAFFSFVGNWNNFFLPYLVLPNSDQFPVQVGLNQLLSSTPAFNPVAGAGLNITIPELALAIIIAILPVLALFLFSQRTLVSGMLAGATKE, encoded by the coding sequence ATGACCTACACCGCATCTGGCTCAGCCACTCGCCCGCAGCGGGGCAAGCCCTCCCGCGCCCTGTCGGTCCTCGTCGTCGGCGTGCTGCTCACCGCGCTGCTCGTGTTCTTCGTCCTGCCGGTCCTCTGGCTGCTGCTCGCGCCGACGAAGACGGCCGCGCAGATCACCCACGACTCGCCGCTCTCCTTCGGCTCCTTCGCCCAGATCGGCAAGGCCTGGCACCACCTGGTCGACTTCCAGGACGGCGCGCTGCTCCTGTGGCTGCGCAACTCCGCCGTCTACTCGGGCGGTTCGCTGATCCTCACCCTGGTGACCAGCGTGCCCGCGGGGTACGCGCTGGCGCTGACGCGGTTCCGGGGACGCAAGCTGCTGCTGACGGTCACGCTCATCACGATGATCATGCCGTCGGCGACCCTGGTGCTGCCGATCTTCCTGGAGCTCAACCGGTTCCACCTGATCGGTACGGTCTGGTCGGTGATCCTGCCGATGGCGTTCTACCCGTTCGGCGTCTACCTGGTCTACATCTACTTCGCGACCAGCCTGCCCCGCGAGATCCTCGCGGCGGCGCGCATCGACGGCTGTTCGGAATGGCAGATCTTCAAGCTCATCGCGCTGCCGCTGGCCAAGCCCGTCATCGGACTCGTCGCCTTCTTCAGCTTCGTCGGCAACTGGAACAACTTCTTCCTGCCGTACCTCGTGCTGCCGAACAGCGACCAGTTCCCGGTCCAGGTGGGACTGAACCAACTCCTGTCGTCCACCCCGGCGTTCAACCCCGTCGCGGGCGCCGGCCTCAACATCACGATCCCCGAACTGGCGCTGGCCATCATCATCGCGATCCTTCCGGTGCTGGCCCTGTTCCTGTTCTCGCAGCGGACCCTCGTCTCCGGGATGCTCGCGGGAGCCACCAAGGAGTGA